The genomic DNA AGCCGGCGTCGGCCGCTGAGCACCAGCACCAGGTCACGGATCGGGGCCGTGACGGGTTGGCCGTCGCCCACCGCGAAGTCAGCGTCGGTGGCCACCAACCTGACCCCCTTGAGGTGACGGCGGGGGTTCATCGGAAAACGCATGCGCCACAGGTGCGCTGCCACCACACGCGCGGCCGGCCCCGGCATCGGCCGATCGATGCCCAGCGGTATCGCGATGTCCTGCCCATGCACCAGGACATCCATCAGCGGGTCAGCCGGCGTGGTGCCCGGCGGCCTGCGCCGCGACCCGACGGCGGACCGCAGCGCGGCGACGAGTTGGTCGGGTCGACGGTCGTCGGCGGTGACCAGTCGTCGCATCATGGTGTTGAACCGGAACCCCGAACCCAGCATGGCCGCCAGCATCTGCGGCGCGGCCAGCTGCGAATGGGTCAGGTGGGCGGCGACATCACGGACATTCCACCCGTCGCACAGCGAGTCCACCGCCCACTGATCGGCACTCAACGCCTCCAGCTGATCAGCGAGGTCCGCACGTTCCCGGTCGACCCAGGACCAGATGGTGGTTGTGTCCATGCGGCACCTCCCAGTTTTAGTCAGCTTTCCTGACGAAATTTAGTCAGGAAGCCGTACTACTGTCAAGGCCATGGCGCCCCCGGCCTCCTCCGAACCCAGCTCTGCCGTGCTCATGTTCATCGCACACCGCGCCGCCGAAGGGCAGGTGTTGGAGCGGCTGCACACGGTCGGCTTCGACGATCTGACACCGGCCCAGTGCCGCCTGGCGCAACGCCTTTCGCCGTCGGGGATCCGCCTGACCGATCTGGCCGAGCAGGCCGGGGTGACCAAGCAGACCGCCGGCGCCCTGGTCGACGAGTTGGAACGCCACGGTTACGTGCTGCGCGAAGCCGACCCCGATGACGCCCGCGCGCGCCGCGTCGTGCTCACCGAGCGCGGTCGGCAAATGTGTCACGCGGCCACCGAGGAGGTCGGCCGGATCGAGCAGCAGTGGCGAGAGCACCTAGGCGAGCCGGCGTACCGGCAGTGGCGGGCGGCGCTGGTGGCATTGCGCGAGATCACCGATCCGTACCGGTGACACGAAAAAGCCCCTGACCCGGCGGGCAGGGGCTGATCCGTTGCAAGTGCCTAGTCGCGGTCGTCCATGGAACCGGGCGCGGTCTTGGACACCTGAACCAGGAACTCGTAGTTCGTCTTGGTCTTCCGCAGCTGGCTCATCAGCAGATCGATGGCCTGATGGCTGTCCAGCCCCGAGAGCACGCGGCGCAACTTGTGCACGATCGCGAACTCGTCCGGCCCGAGCAGCAGCTCGTCCTTGCGGGTGCCCGACGGGTTGACGTCGACGGCCGGGAACACCCGGCGCTCGGCGATCTTGCGATCGAGCTTGAGCTCGGCGTTGCCGGTGCCCTTGAACTCCTCGAAGATCACCGTGTCACCGGTGGAACCGGTCTCGACCATCGCGGTGGCGATGATGGTGAGCGATCCGCCGTGCTCGATGTTGCGGGCGGCGCCCAGGAAGCGCTTCGGCGGGTAGAGCGCGGTCGAATCCACACCACCGGACAGGATGCGGCCCGACGCCGGCGATGCGTTGTTGTACGCACGGCCCAGTCGGGTGATCGAGTCGAGAAGCACCACAACGTCTTTGCCCTGCTCGACCAGGCGCTTGGCCCGCTCGATCGCCAGCTCGGCAGCCTGGGTGTGGTCTGACGGCGGCCGGTCGAAGGTGGAGGCGATGACCTCACCCTTGACCGAACGCTGCATGTCGGTGACCTCTTCAGGCCGCTCGTCGACGAGCACCACCATCAGGTGGCACTCGGGGTTGTTGCGGGTGATGGCGTTGGCAATGTCCTGCATGATCGTGGTCTTACCGGCCTTGGGCGGAGACACGATCAGGGCACGCTGGCCCTTGCCGATGGGCATGATCAGGTCGATGACGCGGGTGGTCAGCTTGTCCGGCCCGGTCTCCAGGCGCAGCCGCTGGTTGGGGTACAGCGGGGTCAGCTTGCCGAACTCGGGGCGGTTCTTGGCCGCGTCCACCGGGCCGCCGTTGACCGTGTCCAGTCGCACCAGCGGGTTGAACTTCTGCCGCGGGTTCTGGTTGTTGCTGTCACCCTCGCGGGGGACGCGCACCGCACCGGTGACCGCATCACCACGGCGCAGGCCGTTCTTGCGGACCATGTTCATGGAGACGTAGACGTCGTTCGGCCCGGCGAGATAGCCCGACGTCCGCACGAAGGCGTAGTTGTCGAGCACATCGAGAATGCCGGCGACCGGCTGGACGACATCGTCGTCGCGCAGTTCTGTGTCGTTGCCACCCTCGCCACCGCCGCCGCGTTCGCCGCGGCGCTTGCGGTCCCGGAAGCGACGTCCGCGGCGGCCGCCGCGGCCCTCGCCGTCGTCGTCACCGTCGTTGTTCTGGTTGTTGTTGTTCTGGTTGTTGCGGTTCGACTCGTTGCGGTCGTTGTTGCGGTTGCCTTCGTTCTGGCCCGAATTCTGGCCCGCATTGTTGCGGTCGCGGCGGTTGGACTGCTCGCCACCCTGCTGGTCACCGCGGTCCTGTCGGCGGGGAGCGTCCTGAACGGGGGCCTTCTCGGCCTCGAGCTCGGCGGTCTTGACCTCGGCGGTCTTCGCCTCGGGGGCCTTCACCTCGGCGGTCTTGGCCTCGGTCTTGTCGGCGCGCTCGGTCTTGTCGGCGCGTGCGGGCTTGGATTCCTGCTTGGGCTGCTCGGCGGCCGTGTCACCGGCGGGCGAGCCCGACTGGCGGGAGGCGCTACGGCGCTCGCGGCGCCGCGGAGCCTCAGCGGGCGCGGCCTCGGCGGGCGCGGTGTCAGCCGCTGGGGCGGAGGCAGCCGGCGCGGCAGCCTCGCTCGGTCGATCGGCGCCGTTGGCCGGCACACTGGCCTGACGCTCGCGGATGGCGGCGATCAGGTCGCCTTTACGCATCCCCGAGGTGCCCTTGACGCCCACCCGGGCAGCCAGAGCCCGCAGCTCAGGCAGCACCATCGAGGTGAGCGAGCTGCTGGACTTGTCGGAGCCGACAGCCGCGGAGCCGCGGGGAGCCGAAACGTCGGCAGTCACGCCCGGCAGCTCGGTCTGGGATGCGCTGTCAGCCGTGATGAGGTCCGTATCAGTCACGGATTTCCTTTCTTCCCCCACAACGTGCCGTGTGGAGGGTTAGCTGCACTCAGCAAAACACTGAGCGCGACGTCTCACCGTCGGCTTCGCAGGCGGTGATCGCCGGGATTCGCGGCAAAGGGCGAACCGTCAGTCCACAAGTTGATCACAAGAAAGTTGGTGGTCGTCCTAGTGTCGGCGCAGAAGACGCTGCGATTGCCGGGACGCGACCGAGGATAACGCGCTTCACGGGCGGAAGCAAGAATGCCACCTCGGCGTGTGGCCTGTGCCCGAGGGTGTCAGACCCGGGCCGCCACCCCGGAAGTCCAGCGAACTCCGTCGCCGATCTTCATTTTCTCGACGGTGAATCCATGTGCGGCGCCGAAGTCGAGAACCTCCGGTGGCAACTCGGGTGTGGTGGAGAACGCCATCACCGCTGGTCCGGCTCCGGAGAGCACCGCTGCACATCCACAACGGCGCAGCATCGCCAGATATTCCGCCGACGCCGGCATGGCCGCGGCCCGCTGGGGTTGGTGCAGAACGTCCTCGGTGGCCGGCATCAGCAACTCGGGGCGCTCGGTCAGGGCCACCACCAGCAGTGCCGCCCGACTCAGGTTGAACCGCGCGGCGGTGTGACTGACCTGTTCGGGGAGCACCGCCCTGGTCTCCGCGGTGGACGAACGCACCTGGGGCACCGCGGCGAACAGATGGATGTCCGGATGCACCCGGATGGACGCGGCCTGGTAGCTGGGCACTCCGTCCGGGCCCGGTTCGGTCCAGGACACCACCGCGCCGCCGAGCACTGCCGCCGCGGCATTGTCGGGATGCCCCTCGAACTCCGAGGACAGCTGCACCAGACGCCTGGCATCCATGGCCGGCGTATTGACTTGCGCGGCAAGGCCGTTGACCACCGCCAGGCCGCCCACCACTGCAGCTGCCGACGATCCCAACCCGCGCGAGTGCGGAATGACGTTGCGGCAGCGGACAATCAAACCCTCCGCACGCAGACCGGTGGCAGCCAGTCCCCGCTCGATCGCCCGCACCACCAGATGCTCCGGGCTCAGCGGCACCTGGCCGCTCCCCTCGCCCTCCACCTCGATGATGAGCCCGGAATCCGTTGTCTCGACTACGATTTCGTCGTAGAGGCCAACCGCCAGACCGAGGCTGTCGAAGCCGGGCCCGAGGTTGGCGCTCGATGCCGCCACAACGGCGGTGGCGGTGAGTCCGGAAGGCAGGGTGTGCGGCATCGGGTCAGCCCAGACCCAGTTGCGCGACGACGGCCACCGGATCGACCGGGACCGCAGTGACGGTGGGCATGCCCTTGAGCGCGGTGTCGGGATCTTTGAGGCCGTTGCCGGTGACAGTGCACACCACGGTCGAACCCGGCGTCACCCAGCCGTCCTCCACGGCCTTCAACAGCCCGGCGATGCTGGCCGCCGAGGCAGGCTCGACGAACACGCCCTCACTGCTGGCCACCAGCCGGTAGGCGGCCAAGATCTCCTCGTCGGTGGCGGCCAAAAAGCGACCGCTCGACTCCTGCTGCGCGGCCACCGCACCGTCCCACGATGCCGGGGCGCCGATGCGGATGGCGGTGGCGATGGTCTCGGGGTTCTTCACGGGCTCCCCCGTCACCAGCGGCGCGGCCCCGGCGGCCTGGGTGCCCAGCATGCGCGGCAGCGTGTCGGCCAGCCCGTCGCGGTGGTATTCGCGGTAGCCCTTCCAGTATGCGGTGATGTTGCCGGCGTTGCCCACCGGCAGCGAATGCACATCGGGCGCCTGGCCGAGGGCATCGACGATCTCGAAGGCAGCGGTCTTCTGACCCTCGATACGCACCGGGTTGACGCTGTTGACCAGAGCGATGGTCGGGAAGTCGGCGGTGAGCTTGCGGGCCAACTCCAGACAGTCGTCGAAATTGCCGTCGATCTGGATGATCTTGGCGCCGTGCATCACCGCCTGGGCAAGCTTGCCCATGGCGATCTTGCCCTGCGGGATCAGCACCGCGCAGGTGATGCCGGCCTTCGCCGCGTAGGCGGCGGCCGATGCCGACGTGTTGCCCGTGGAGGCGCACAGCACCGCCTGCTGGCCACGCGCCACGGCGTCGGTGACGGCCATGGTCATGCCGCGGTCCTTGAACGACCCGGTGGGATTGAGCCCCTCGACTTTCAAATGCACGGTGCAGCCGGTGTGTTCGCTCAACCGCTTGGCATGGATCAACGGCGTACCGCCCTCGAGCAGCGTCACCGCGGTCCAGTCCGCGCCGATCGGCAACCGCTCGCGGTAGGCCTCGATCAGGCCGGGCCACGGCGTGTGCACCGGTGTCATTCGCCGGCCCCTTCCATGCGTAGGACGCTGGCCACCTGGGACACCGCGTCGAGCTCCTCGAGCGCCGAAATGGTTTCCGAGAGCGCCTCATCGGTGGCCTGATGGGTCAGCACCGCGATGCGCGCACCGACGCGCTGACCGCCGTCGTCGGCGATGCCCTCCTGGCGCACCTCGGCGATCGAGACCTCGCGCTTGGCGAATTCGGCTGCCACCGAGGACAACACACCGGGGCGGTCCTTGACGTACAGGCTCACGTAGTAGCGCGTGGGAATCACGCCGATGGAGGCGATCGGCAGCTTGGCGTACTTGGACTCGCGCGGTCCGCGCCCACCCTGGACGCGGTTGCGCGCGGCCATCACCAGATCACCCATCACGGCCGACGCGGTGGGGGCGCCGCCGGCGCCCTGGCCATAGAACATCAGCCGTCCGGCGGCCTCAGCCTCGACCACGACGGCGTTGAACGCACCGCTGACCGAGGCCAGCGGATGATCCAGCGGCACCAGCGCCGGGTACACCCGGGCCGAAACCTTCTGCTTGCCCTTGCCCGTGGTCAGCCGTTCGCAGATGGCCAGCAGTTTGATGGTGCAGCCCAACGCTTTCGCCGATTCGAAATCCTCGGCGGTCACCTTGGTGATGCCCTCGCGGTACACATCGTCGGCGGTGACGCGGGTGTGGAACGCGATGGAGGCCAGGATCGCCGCCTTGGCCGCGGCGTCGTAGCCCTCCACGTCGGCCGTCGGGTCGGCTTCGGCGTAGCCGAGCGCGCTGGCGTCGGCCAAGGCGCTGTCGTAGCTGGCACCGGTCTCGTTCATGGCCGACAGGATGTAGTTGGTGGTGCCGTTGACGATGCCCGCCACCCGCACCACGGTGTCGCCGGCCAGCGACTGGGTGAGCGGTCGGATCACCGGAATGGCCCCGGCGACAGCGGCTTCGAAGTACAGGTCCACCCGGGCCTTCTCGGCGGCCTGGGCCAGTTCGCCGGTGGACTGCGCCATCAGCGCCTTGTTCGCGGTGATCACCGACTTGCCGCGCTCCAGGGCGGTCAGGATGGCCTTGCGTGCGGGTTCCACCGGCCCCATCACCTCGACCACGATGTCAACGTCCTCGCGGGCCACCAGGCCCTCGATGTCCTCGGTCAGCAGCTCCACCGGCACACCGCGATCGTCGGCGACCCGGCGCACGCCCACACCGCGCAGCACCAGCGGCGCACCGATGCGGGCGGCCAGATCCTCGGCGCTCTCCTCGATGATGCGAACCACTTCACTACCGACGTTGCCCAGCCCCAGCACCGCGATGCCGACCGGCTTCTCTTCACCCGCCATGGGTCACCTCACTTCCAAACTCAACAGATCGTCGACTGTTTCCCGTCGCAGGATCAGCCTGGCCCGGCCGTCGCGCACGGCCACCACGGCAGGGCGACCCAGCAGGTTGTACCGGCTCGACATGGAATAGCAGTAGGCCCCGGTGGCCGCGACGGCCACCAGATCACCCGGCACCAGGTCGTCGGACACCCAGGTGTCGCGGACGATGATGTCGCCGCTCTCGCAGTGCTTGCCGACCACGCGGGCCAGCACCGGGGCGGCCGCACTGGTGCGTGAGACCAACCGGACGTCGTACTCGGCGCCGTAGAGCGCGGGCCGGATGTTGTCGCTCATCCCGCCGTCCACGCTGACGTACCGGCGGTGCTGATCTGCCGACACCGCAACGTCTTTGACGGTGCCCACCTGATAGACGGTGATGGTGCCCGGCCCGGCGATGGCACGGCCCGGCTCGACCACCAGCGTGGGTGTGGGCAGCCCGACGGCGGCGGCCTCGTTCTCGACGATGGCGGTGAGCTTCTCGGCCAGCTCGTGCATCGGCGGCGGGTTGTCGTGAGGGAGGTAGGCGATGCCCAGACCGCCGCCGAGGTCGATGATCGACATCTGCGCGGTCTTGTGGGCGCCGAACTCGGCCACCACATCACGCAGCAGGCCGATGACCCGTCGGGCGGCGACCTCGAAGCCGTCGACGTCGAAGATCTGCGATCCCACGTGGCAGTGCAGGCCGACCAGGCGCAGGTTGGCGGTCGCGAACACCCGCCGCACCGCCTCCATGGCCGCGCCGCTGACCAGCGACAGGCCGAACTTCTGGTCCTCGTGGGCGGTGGAGATGAACTCGTGGGTGTGCGCCGACACCCCGGGGGTGACGCGCAGCAGGACATCCTGCACCACACCGGCGGCGCCGGCGACGGCCTCCAGACGCTCGATCTCGATCTCGGAGTCGATCACGATGTGCCCGACGCCCGCCTTGACCGCTGCGGTGAGCTCATCCACCGATTTGTTGTTGCCGTGCACGGTGATTCGCGCGGGCGGGAAGTCGGCGTGCAGTGCGACGGCGAGTTCACCGCCGGTCGCGACGTCCAGCGACAGACCCTCCTGATGCACCCAGCGAGCGATCTCGCTGCACAGGAACGCCTTCGAGGCGTAGTGCACATGGTCCCCGCCGCCGAACGCCGAGGCGATCTCGCGGCAGCGACCGCGGAAGTCGTCCTCGTCGATCACGAACAGCGGCGTGCCGAACTCCGCAGCCAGATCGGCGACGCTGACACCGGCCACCGACACCATGCCGTCCGAGCCCCGAGAAGCGTTGCGCGGCCACACATTCGGCGCCAACGCCATCATCTCGTCAGCGGAGTCGGGCGCCGGCGGAGCGCCGGTTTCCGGATGTGCGCTCACATGCGCTCCGGTGCGCTGACACCCAGGATCGCCAGGCCGTTGGCGATCACCTGGCGGGTGGCCTGGCACAGCGCCAGCCGCGCGGCGTGCAGGTCCGAGGGATCCTCATCACCCTGCGGCAGCACGCGGCAGGAGTCGTAGAACCGGTGGTAGTCACCGGCCAGGTCCTCCAGGTACCGGCAGACCCGGTGTGGCTCACGCAGATCGGCCGCGGTCTTGAGCACCCGGGGGAACTCGCCGATGCTGCGGATCAGCGTGCCCTCCTTGTCGTGGCTCAGCAGTTCCAGATGCTCGGTACTGGGGGCCAGCCCGAGCTCGGCGGCGTTGCGGGCCAGCGCGGAGAGCCGGGCGTGCGCGTACTGCACGTAGTAGACCGGATTCTCACTCGACGCCGAGGACCACAGCTCCAGGTCGATGTCGATCGGGGTGTCCACCGACGAGCGGGTCAGCGCGTACCGGGCGGCGTCCACACCGAGGGCGTCCACCAGGTCGTCGAGGGTGATCACGGTGCCGGCGCGCTTGCTCATCCGCACCGGCTGACCGTCGCGCACCAGGTTGACCATCTGGCCGATCAGCACCTCGACGGTGTCGGGGTCGTCCCCGAGTGCCGCTGCGGCGGCCTTGAGCCGGGCGATGTAGCCGTGGTGGTCGGCGCCCAGCATGTAGATGCACAGGTCGAACCCGCGTTGGCGCTTGTCCAGGTAGTAGGCCAGGTCGCCCGCGACGTAGGCCGGGTTGCCGTCGCTCTTGATGACCACCCGGTCCTTGTCGTCACCGAACTCGGTGGTGCGCAACCAAGTTGCGCCGTCCTTTTCGTAGATGTTGCCGTTGGCGCGCAGCGTGGCGATGGCTTCGGCCACCCGGCCCGAGGTGTGCATCGAATCCTCGTGGGTGAAGACGTCGAAGTCGGTGCCGAACTGGTGCAGGGATTCCTTGATGTGGGTGAACATCAGGTCCACCCCGATGGATCGGAACGTCTCCTGCTGCTGGTCGGAGGGCAGGCTCAGCACGTCCGGGGCCTGCTCCAGCACCTGGGCCGCGATGTCGGCGATGTAGGTGCCGGCGTAGCCGTCCTCGGGGGTGGGCGCCCCGGTGGCCGCGGCCACCAGCGAACGGGCGAACCGGTCGATCTGGGCGCCGTGGTCGTTGAAGTAGTACTCGCGGGTGACGGCGGCACCCTGGGTGCTCAGCAGCCGGCCCAGCGCGTCGCCGACGGCGGCCCAGCGGGTACCGCCGATGTGGATCGGGCCGGTGGGGTTGGCCGAGACGAACTCCAGGTTGACGTTGATGCCCAGCTCGGAGGAGTTGCCGTAGGCGGCGCCGGCGGCGATCACGTCGGCGACGATGCGGCCCTGGGCTGCGGCGTCGATGCGCAGGTTGACGAACCCGGGTCCGGCCACGTCGGCCGCGGCGACCCCGTCGGCGGCCGTCAGGGCCTCGGCCAGCCAGCCGGCCAGCTCGCGCGGATTGGCGCCGACCTTCTTGCCCACCTGCAACGCCAGGTTGGTGGCGTAATCGCCGTGCTCGGGGTTGCGCGGACGCTCGACGGTCACCGTGGCGGGAAGAGCGTCGGTGTCCAGGTCATGGGCGGCCAGCACCGCAGTGGCGGTACTCCTGAGCAGATCGGCCAGATCGGCGGGTGTCACGGGGGTCCATCCTATGGTCTGGGGTGGTCGCGGCCCGAATCGATTACCGGTGGTCGGCGCAGCCGCCGGGATGCGTTAGTCTGTGCAGGCCCATTGGCGCGTGGTACCGCGCCCCCGTAGCTCAGGGGATAGAGCGTCTGCCTCCGGAGCAGAAGGCCGCAGGTTCGAATCCTGCCGGGGGCACTTTCCCGATCATCTCCCCCTCGGTCGTCAGCCGACCAGCAGCGTCTGCGCCGCCGAGATGAAATCGGTCACCAGCCGGTTGGTCTCTGCGGCCCGCGTGGCCACCACCACGCTGCTGGCGGAAAAACCCTCCAGCGGCACGGTCACCAAGTCAGGGCGCAGCGAGCTGCGCCGGTCGCCGACCGGGAGCACGGCAACGGCCCGTCCGGCAGCCACCAACTCCATGCGGTCTTCGAAACTCTCGATGAGCGCCTCGGCCGACGCCGGGTCCGTGGGGTGGAAGATCTGGCGGGTCCCGCCGTGGGAACAGATGATCGACTGACCGGGCGCGACGTCATCCATCGACACCGAGCTGCGTGTGGCCAGCACGTCATCGGCGCGCACCACCAGCTTGCGGGGCTCGTCGTAGAGCGGCGTCAGGCGAACGTGGTCGGTCGGGATCGGCAGCGGCGCCCTGGCGACCAGGACATCAACCACCCTGTCGGTGAAGGCCCCTTGCTCATGACACGCGAGATGGCGGGTGACGATGTCCGCCTCCGGGTGCCGGCGACGCAGTTCACTGACTGCGGAGGTGATGAGCAGGTCCTCGACGTAGCCGATGACGATCCTGTCCGCCGCGTGCGCGCGGGCGGTGGCCATGGCCCGGCGGGCGGTGCGCAGCAGGGTCCGCGCCTCGGGCAGAAAGGCTTCGCCGGCGTCGGTGAGCGCAACCCCCTGCGGGGTGCGGTCGAACAGTCGGACACCGAGGCGGCGTTCCAGTCGCTGGATCTGCTTGCTCAGCGAGGGCTGCGCCACGTGCAGGTCTGCCGCGGCACGGCTGAAGTTGTGGTGCTCGGCGACCACGGTGAAGTAGCGGACGAGTCTGAGTTCCAGGTCGGTTCCGAGTTCGTGCACTGATGGTCAAACGACGCGCACGGTGGGCGTATTCCGATTCGGCATGGCGCAGTGCCGAGCAGGTCTTGGACATGTCGGCTGCGCCGTCGAAGACTCGATGACATGGGTAGATATGACGGCAAGAACGTGGTGATCACCGGTGGGAGTAGCGGTTTGGGGTTGGCGGCCGCCCACTACCTGGTCGAGCACGGGGCCCGGGTCATGGTCACGGGACGCAATCAGGACACCTTGGATGATGCCGCCCGGTTCCTGGGTGATCGCGGGATCGCGGTGGTCAGCGACGCGGGTTCGCTGACCGCGATCGACGCACTCGCCGACCGGGTCCGCGCCGACTTCGGCACCATCGATGCGTTGATCGTCAACGCGGGGATCGGGAGCTTCGACGCGTTTGTCGACGTGACCGAGGAGACCTTCGATGAGGTCTTCGCCATCAACACCAAAGGCCCGTTCTTCACGGTGCAGAAGCTGGCCCCGCTGCTGAACCGCGGCAGCGGTGTGGTGTTGACGACCTCGATCGCGAACCAGACCGGCTGGGATGCCCTGAGCGTCTATTCGGCCAGCAAGGCTGCCTTACGGTCGATGGCGCGCACCCTCAGCCGGGAGCTGCTGCCCAGGGGTATCCGGGTCAACGCCATCAGCCCAGGGTCGATCGACACGGGGAAGCTGGAAAAGGAAGCACCGGAGAAGGCCGCTGCACTCAAGGCCGAATTCGAGGCCAGCAGCCCGATGCATCGGTGGGGCCATCCTGACGAATTCGCCCCTGCGGTGGCGTTTCTCGCGTTCGATGCGACGTTTGTGGCCGGCATCGAGCTCGTGGTCGACGGCGGCGAGTCGCAGCTGTGAACCACGTGTCGGGTGCATACGGAGGCAAGCGCGTGGTGATCACCGGCGGCACCAGTGGGATCGGGCTGGCCACCGCAGGACTCCTGGTCGACGGTGGTGCCCGGGTGCTGGTCACAGGTCGGACTCCGGCCTCGCTGGAATCGGCCCGCGCGGCACTGGGTCCCGGGGCCATCGTCGTCGAGAGCGACGCGGTGTCCGGCATCGACGAGCTGGTCGAGCGGGTGCGATCGGAGTTCGGTGCCGTCGATCTGCTGGTGCTCAACGCCGGCGGCACCGGCACGGCATCGGTTGCCGAGACCGATGAGGCGCTGTATGACGGTCTGTTCGACCTCAACACCAAGGCGCCGTTCTTCACGCTGCAGAAATTCCTGCCGATGCTGGGCGTGGGCAGCGCCGTGGTGCTGACGACGTCGGTCAGCAACACCAAGGGGATCGCCACGACCGGCGTCTATGCGGCGACCAAGGCCGCGCTGCGATCGATGACGCGGACCTTCGCCCGTGAACTCCTCGAGCGAGGCGTCCGCGTCAACGCGGTCTCCCCCGGTCCCATCGACACCGGGATCCTCGAACGCACCATGCCGGCACAGGCCGCGCGCGACTTCCTCGAACAGATCAGGGACGACAACCCGATGCGCAGATTCGGCGAGCCTGTCGAGGTGGCGCGGGCCATCCTGTATCTCGGCTTCGACGCTACCTACACCACAGGTACCGAACTCCTGGTCGACGGTGGTGCGTCAGATCTGTGAGCGGCCCTGCGCGGCTGTGCCCCAGCTCACCCGAAGCCACCACACAGCCGGTGCCGTGAGTGAAACCCAGTGCCCAGCAGTGTCTTTCAGAGATAAAATCACCGGTTACACGCAGGAAACGCGAACTTAACTTCGGCGGTGCCGAAGTTCCTTGCAGCTCATTGAAACGCTCTGCCAGGGTTGCCCACCGAGTGACACGTCGAATCGGCGCCCGTCCGGTGGAGCCGATGCTGCAAGGGAGTTCGCAAGTGCTGTGGAGAGTCCTACGCCTGGCCGTGGTGGCCTGTTTCGCGATGGTGGTGGCCGCGTGCGGTGGCGCCTCCGATGCAGGTCAGCCTGCTGCCGATGAGCTGAGGGTGGCGATCAACCCCGGATTCGTGCCGTTCGAGCAGATCGAGAACGGCGAGCTGGTGGGCTTCGATGTCGACCTGGCCAACGCGCTGGCCGCCAAGCTGGGCAAGACCGCGGTGTTCGATCAGATGCCCTTCACCAGCCTGCTGGCCTCGGTGTCGTCCGGGCGCGCCGACATCGCCATCTCGGGCATTCTCGACACCCCCGAGCGGCGCAAGGAAGTGGCCTTCTCCCAGGCCTACGTCAACGATTCCTTCGTGTTGACGGTGAACCAGGACAACC from Mycolicibacterium tokaiense includes the following:
- a CDS encoding LysR family transcriptional regulator; protein product: MHELGTDLELRLVRYFTVVAEHHNFSRAAADLHVAQPSLSKQIQRLERRLGVRLFDRTPQGVALTDAGEAFLPEARTLLRTARRAMATARAHAADRIVIGYVEDLLITSAVSELRRRHPEADIVTRHLACHEQGAFTDRVVDVLVARAPLPIPTDHVRLTPLYDEPRKLVVRADDVLATRSSVSMDDVAPGQSIICSHGGTRQIFHPTDPASAEALIESFEDRMELVAAGRAVAVLPVGDRRSSLRPDLVTVPLEGFSASSVVVATRAAETNRLVTDFISAAQTLLVG
- a CDS encoding SDR family oxidoreductase, translated to MGRYDGKNVVITGGSSGLGLAAAHYLVEHGARVMVTGRNQDTLDDAARFLGDRGIAVVSDAGSLTAIDALADRVRADFGTIDALIVNAGIGSFDAFVDVTEETFDEVFAINTKGPFFTVQKLAPLLNRGSGVVLTTSIANQTGWDALSVYSASKAALRSMARTLSRELLPRGIRVNAISPGSIDTGKLEKEAPEKAAALKAEFEASSPMHRWGHPDEFAPAVAFLAFDATFVAGIELVVDGGESQL
- a CDS encoding SDR family oxidoreductase — translated: MVITGGTSGIGLATAGLLVDGGARVLVTGRTPASLESARAALGPGAIVVESDAVSGIDELVERVRSEFGAVDLLVLNAGGTGTASVAETDEALYDGLFDLNTKAPFFTLQKFLPMLGVGSAVVLTTSVSNTKGIATTGVYAATKAALRSMTRTFARELLERGVRVNAVSPGPIDTGILERTMPAQAARDFLEQIRDDNPMRRFGEPVEVARAILYLGFDATYTTGTELLVDGGASDL
- the argS gene encoding arginine--tRNA ligase codes for the protein MTPADLADLLRSTATAVLAAHDLDTDALPATVTVERPRNPEHGDYATNLALQVGKKVGANPRELAGWLAEALTAADGVAAADVAGPGFVNLRIDAAAQGRIVADVIAAGAAYGNSSELGINVNLEFVSANPTGPIHIGGTRWAAVGDALGRLLSTQGAAVTREYYFNDHGAQIDRFARSLVAAATGAPTPEDGYAGTYIADIAAQVLEQAPDVLSLPSDQQQETFRSIGVDLMFTHIKESLHQFGTDFDVFTHEDSMHTSGRVAEAIATLRANGNIYEKDGATWLRTTEFGDDKDRVVIKSDGNPAYVAGDLAYYLDKRQRGFDLCIYMLGADHHGYIARLKAAAAALGDDPDTVEVLIGQMVNLVRDGQPVRMSKRAGTVITLDDLVDALGVDAARYALTRSSVDTPIDIDLELWSSASSENPVYYVQYAHARLSALARNAAELGLAPSTEHLELLSHDKEGTLIRSIGEFPRVLKTAADLREPHRVCRYLEDLAGDYHRFYDSCRVLPQGDEDPSDLHAARLALCQATRQVIANGLAILGVSAPERM